The following are from one region of the Methanomassiliicoccales archaeon LGM-DZ1 genome:
- the sufB gene encoding Fe-S cluster assembly protein SufB translates to MSEGRDSIREKVRDADSGRSIYDFRNPEDDSFRMEEGLTPEIVGRISDEKGDPQWMREFRLKCLDIYNRMPVPDWGPSIDGLDIGRIATYVRPNAKMQGDWKDVPKDIKDTFEKLGIPEAERKSLAGVGAQYDSELVYHNVKDEAAKQGVVYTDIESAMRGEYADMVREHFMKLVPPGDHKFAALHGAVWSGGSFVYVPPGVHLDFPLQSYFRLNAKGAGQFEHTLIIVGEGAYLHFIEGCSAPKYNVANLHAGCVELYVGRNATLRYSTIENWSKNMYNLNTKRARVEEGGKIEWVSGSFGSHTSYLYPMSILQGRGASCEFTGITFAGKGQELDTGAKVVHNAPCTSSHISTKSISKDGGASIFRSAVVVNPQAKGSKAFVSCQSLMVDGISRSDTVPAMDIRTNDADVGHEARIGKISDDAVFYLMSRGISEEDARAMIVSGFAGNVSKELPLEYAAEMNNLINLEMKGGA, encoded by the coding sequence ATGAGCGAAGGCAGGGACAGCATCAGGGAGAAGGTCCGGGATGCCGACAGCGGCCGGAGCATCTACGATTTCCGGAACCCCGAGGACGACTCCTTCAGGATGGAGGAAGGCCTCACGCCGGAGATCGTCGGCAGGATCTCCGACGAGAAGGGGGACCCGCAGTGGATGCGCGAGTTCAGGCTGAAGTGCCTGGACATCTACAACAGGATGCCCGTGCCGGACTGGGGGCCTTCGATCGACGGCCTGGACATCGGCAGGATCGCTACCTACGTCCGCCCGAACGCGAAGATGCAGGGCGATTGGAAGGACGTGCCCAAGGACATCAAGGACACCTTCGAGAAGCTCGGCATCCCGGAGGCGGAGCGCAAATCGCTCGCAGGAGTGGGCGCGCAGTATGATTCCGAGCTCGTCTACCACAATGTGAAGGACGAGGCAGCCAAGCAGGGCGTTGTCTACACGGACATCGAGAGCGCCATGCGCGGGGAGTACGCCGATATGGTGCGCGAGCACTTCATGAAGCTCGTGCCGCCGGGGGACCACAAGTTCGCCGCCCTCCACGGGGCCGTGTGGTCCGGCGGGTCGTTCGTCTACGTCCCGCCCGGGGTGCACCTCGACTTCCCGCTGCAGTCGTACTTCCGGCTGAACGCGAAGGGCGCGGGGCAGTTCGAGCACACGCTCATCATCGTCGGCGAAGGGGCGTACCTGCATTTCATCGAGGGGTGCTCGGCGCCGAAGTACAACGTCGCCAACCTGCACGCCGGATGCGTCGAGCTCTACGTCGGCAGGAATGCGACCCTGCGCTACTCCACGATAGAGAACTGGTCGAAGAACATGTACAACCTCAACACCAAGAGGGCGAGGGTGGAGGAGGGCGGCAAGATCGAATGGGTCTCCGGATCGTTCGGATCGCACACCTCGTACCTGTACCCGATGAGCATCCTGCAGGGCAGGGGTGCGAGCTGCGAGTTCACCGGCATAACCTTCGCCGGGAAGGGGCAGGAGCTGGACACCGGCGCCAAGGTCGTCCACAACGCCCCCTGCACCTCGTCGCACATCAGCACAAAATCGATCTCCAAGGACGGGGGAGCCAGCATCTTCAGGAGCGCGGTGGTCGTGAACCCGCAGGCCAAGGGCAGCAAGGCGTTCGTGTCCTGCCAGTCGCTGATGGTCGACGGCATTTCGAGGTCCGACACCGTCCCGGCGATGGACATCAGGACGAACGACGCCGATGTGGGACATGAGGCGCGCATAGGCAAGATCAGCGACGATGCGGTGTTCTACCTTATGTCGAGAGGGATATCTGAAGAGGACGCCCGCGCGATGATCGTCAGCGGTTTCGCCGGGAACGTGTCCAAGGAGCTCCCGCTGGAATATGCCGCGGAGATGAACAACCTGATCAACCTCGAGATGAAGGGGGGAGCATGA
- a CDS encoding SufD family Fe-S cluster assembly protein has translation MMPGEGKMDISIDRLPSPTWKWLGVNHADVSADIPEAAAPEITVPAGSPVTVSRTDAEDLSGMRTGCGPDMARLIYAAGDKAYEITVPAGKRPAEPVIIRADLAGGRSQAFRLVLRAGEGSEMTAVMVLSSSADAGGQAAVQTLIDAAPGAKVRLVQVDLLGSGFRLISDVGGRLGDRASADLADAILGGREIYTGRSIDLAGDSSRLGADVGYMIGGDTVLDMNYEAVHRGKRTESRMDAEGSLRGRSKKTFRGTIDFRSGCSGSKGSEKEDILMFDDGVENKTVPLILCAEEDVEGDHGATIGRLGDDVLFYMGSRGIDAETACRAIADSRLRKLCRMIPDAGIRLEAERFFDAGAEEGDE, from the coding sequence ATGATGCCCGGAGAAGGGAAGATGGACATCAGCATCGACAGGCTGCCGTCCCCCACCTGGAAATGGCTCGGGGTGAACCATGCCGATGTGAGCGCGGACATCCCGGAGGCCGCCGCGCCGGAGATAACGGTCCCGGCCGGGTCTCCGGTGACCGTCTCCAGGACGGACGCGGAGGACCTCAGTGGCATGAGGACCGGCTGCGGCCCCGACATGGCCCGTCTTATCTACGCCGCCGGGGATAAGGCATATGAGATAACGGTCCCCGCAGGGAAGAGGCCTGCAGAACCTGTCATCATCCGCGCGGACCTCGCCGGCGGCAGGAGCCAGGCGTTCCGCCTCGTCCTGCGCGCCGGGGAGGGTTCCGAGATGACCGCCGTCATGGTGCTCTCGTCATCCGCCGATGCCGGAGGGCAGGCGGCAGTGCAGACCTTGATCGACGCCGCCCCCGGAGCGAAGGTCCGCCTGGTGCAGGTAGACCTCCTGGGCAGCGGGTTCCGCCTGATCAGCGACGTCGGCGGGAGGCTGGGGGACAGGGCCTCCGCCGACCTTGCCGATGCGATCCTGGGAGGGCGGGAGATATACACCGGCCGCAGCATCGACCTCGCCGGCGATTCCAGCCGCCTCGGGGCGGACGTCGGGTACATGATCGGCGGGGACACGGTCCTCGACATGAACTATGAGGCGGTGCACCGCGGTAAGAGGACAGAGTCCCGCATGGACGCCGAAGGCTCCCTGCGCGGCAGGTCCAAGAAGACCTTCCGCGGGACTATCGACTTCCGCAGCGGGTGCTCCGGGTCCAAGGGGAGCGAGAAGGAGGACATACTGATGTTCGACGACGGGGTGGAGAACAAGACCGTCCCCCTGATACTGTGCGCGGAGGAGGACGTCGAGGGCGACCACGGGGCCACCATCGGGAGGCTCGGCGATGACGTCCTGTTCTACATGGGCTCCCGGGGGATAGACGCGGAGACCGCCTGCAGGGCGATCGCGGATTCCCGTCTCAGGAAGCTGTGCCGCATGATCCCGGACGCCGGGATAAGGCTGGAGGCCGAGCGTTTCTTCGACGCCGGCGCAGAGGAGGGAGATGAATGA
- a CDS encoding helix-turn-helix domain-containing protein, whose amino-acid sequence MYYCRLMIDRSMPYEEHPCRRLIPIPEGADVSIQVIKCSSTNAGEGISMMRVITQDKDVLEEGVTKTDLGECSIERISSTHYTAMITNHSCFICSLISKNKCFLMSSVPLENNLVEWTIVGPDSSTVHGLMSALRDYGYRIKFLAGGKFGDEMTLTPKEEKYLSEAYARGYYAVPRKMDLDELSGILGCSKSTLNVALRTAERKIICSYIEGTDKSFRGKN is encoded by the coding sequence ATGTACTACTGCAGACTGATGATCGACCGCAGCATGCCATACGAGGAGCATCCCTGCCGCAGGCTGATCCCCATTCCCGAGGGAGCGGATGTTTCGATACAGGTCATCAAATGCTCGTCCACCAACGCCGGAGAGGGCATCTCCATGATGAGGGTCATAACCCAGGACAAGGATGTCCTGGAAGAGGGCGTCACCAAGACCGACCTGGGCGAGTGCAGTATAGAGAGGATCAGCTCCACCCATTACACAGCGATGATCACCAACCACAGCTGCTTCATCTGCTCGCTGATCAGCAAGAACAAGTGCTTCCTCATGTCCTCCGTCCCGCTGGAGAACAACCTGGTGGAGTGGACCATCGTCGGCCCGGACTCCTCCACCGTCCACGGCCTCATGTCGGCCCTCCGCGACTACGGCTACAGGATCAAGTTCCTTGCCGGAGGGAAGTTCGGCGACGAGATGACCCTCACTCCCAAGGAGGAGAAGTACCTCAGCGAGGCCTACGCCCGCGGATATTACGCCGTGCCCAGGAAGATGGACCTCGACGAGCTCTCGGGCATCCTGGGATGCTCCAAATCCACCCTCAACGTGGCCCTTAGGACCGCCGAGAGGAAGATCATCTGCTCCTATATCGAGGGCACCGACAAGTCGTTCCGCGGAAAGAACTGA
- a CDS encoding CYTH domain-containing protein: protein MTDVRTENEIKLYADSGPFVFSDDPGPALQRLRSVISREGFSCGDASVKKHTDTYYTDPGDTFADRGIVLRFRDEGITGYVTVKMPSIRSGMGLSRREVETRVVNVPGFDRMKALEDHARNYLGTDTIDPMPKLAAEITRCEFVISSNVRKYTADYDSVVYVDPRTGARSAPVCELEFESLDEAIEDDRMMKRLVYRLTEDYLFDEERMSKYARGREWIESLRQG from the coding sequence ATGACGGACGTTAGGACGGAGAACGAGATCAAGCTCTATGCGGACTCGGGGCCGTTCGTGTTCTCGGACGATCCCGGCCCGGCCCTGCAGAGGCTGCGCTCAGTCATCTCCAGGGAGGGGTTCTCATGCGGGGACGCATCGGTGAAGAAGCACACCGACACCTATTACACCGACCCGGGGGACACGTTCGCGGACCGGGGCATCGTCCTGCGCTTCCGCGACGAGGGCATCACCGGCTATGTCACGGTGAAGATGCCCAGCATCAGGAGCGGCATGGGGCTCTCCCGCCGCGAGGTCGAGACCAGGGTGGTCAACGTCCCGGGGTTCGACAGGATGAAGGCGCTGGAGGACCATGCGCGGAACTACCTCGGGACGGACACCATCGACCCGATGCCGAAACTGGCCGCCGAGATAACCCGGTGCGAGTTCGTCATATCTTCGAATGTCAGGAAGTACACGGCCGATTACGACAGCGTCGTGTACGTGGACCCCCGCACCGGCGCCAGATCGGCCCCGGTCTGCGAGCTCGAGTTCGAATCGCTCGACGAGGCCATAGAGGACGACAGGATGATGAAGCGCCTGGTCTACAGGCTCACCGAGGACTACCTGTTCGACGAGGAGCGGATGTCGAAGTACGCCCGCGGGCGCGAATGGATAGAATCTCTGAGGCAGGGCTGA
- a CDS encoding flavodoxin family protein has protein sequence MTYIVILNGSPRPRGNTASMIDAFEKEAAKLGIEVRRYNMFSLNIRDCKECNACYRAGGKPCIQKDDFNPIAEDIRRADGVIFSSPVFWFSMTANLKLIMDRMYCYSGLGFDVGEKKVGIIAAAGDDEEDTFECLVDPIEKSCDLLNWNVVGKVLAGNVMEMSDADKAGWPAKAAELAHAFV, from the coding sequence ATGACTTACATCGTGATCCTCAACGGCAGCCCCCGTCCCCGGGGGAACACCGCTTCGATGATAGACGCCTTCGAGAAGGAGGCCGCGAAGCTCGGGATCGAGGTGCGCAGGTACAACATGTTCAGCCTGAACATCCGCGACTGCAAGGAATGCAACGCCTGCTACCGCGCAGGCGGCAAGCCCTGCATCCAGAAGGACGACTTCAACCCCATCGCCGAGGACATCAGGCGCGCCGACGGCGTGATCTTCTCCTCTCCGGTCTTCTGGTTCTCCATGACCGCCAACCTCAAACTCATCATGGACAGGATGTACTGCTACAGCGGGCTCGGCTTCGACGTGGGCGAGAAGAAGGTCGGCATCATAGCCGCGGCCGGGGATGATGAGGAGGACACCTTCGAGTGCCTGGTGGACCCCATCGAGAAATCCTGCGACCTCCTGAACTGGAACGTCGTGGGGAAGGTCCTCGCCGGGAACGTGATGGAGATGTCCGACGCGGACAAGGCCGGATGGCCCGCCAAGGCCGCCGAGCTGGCACATGCGTTCGTCTGA
- a CDS encoding cysteine desulfurase, giving the protein MIDEKKAAELRKDFPLLRDSTVAYLDNAATAQRAQCVMDAVERFYRTANANPYRGVYALSEEATEAHEHARRTVAGFINASRPEEVIFTRNATEALNLVAYSLGELLLRPGDEVLVTVFEHHSNILPWQQAVRHAGAKLRYIECEQDGTVTEEAFRSALTPRTKIVSMAQVSNVLGRLYDVGKFARIAHENGSVFVCDGAQSVPHIPVDVQALDVDFLAFSGHKMYAPMGIGVLYGKMQYLEKMPPFMTGGEMIEYVRRDSATFAEVPHKFEAGTVNVGGAVGLEAAIEYIWSVGMEDIRQREEMLTAYAMEKLKAVKGVHIIGSEDPAEHIGIVTFTLDGVHPHDVASILDADGIAVRAGHHCAQPLMAFIKNADGSPVSATVRASFAFYNTKEEIDRLAASLSKIRREMGYAD; this is encoded by the coding sequence ATGATTGATGAGAAGAAAGCAGCGGAGCTCAGGAAGGACTTCCCGCTGCTCAGGGACAGCACCGTCGCCTATCTGGACAACGCCGCCACGGCGCAGAGGGCGCAGTGCGTGATGGATGCGGTCGAGCGGTTCTACCGCACCGCGAACGCGAACCCCTACAGGGGAGTCTACGCGCTCAGCGAGGAGGCCACCGAGGCCCACGAGCATGCCCGCAGGACCGTCGCGGGGTTCATCAACGCCTCCCGGCCGGAAGAGGTGATCTTCACCAGGAATGCGACCGAGGCGCTGAACCTCGTTGCCTACAGCCTGGGGGAGCTCCTCCTCCGCCCGGGGGACGAGGTCCTGGTGACGGTGTTCGAGCACCACAGCAACATCCTGCCCTGGCAGCAGGCCGTCAGGCACGCGGGCGCGAAGCTCAGGTACATCGAGTGCGAGCAGGACGGGACTGTAACGGAAGAGGCCTTCCGCTCCGCCCTCACGCCCAGGACCAAGATAGTCTCCATGGCTCAGGTCTCGAACGTCCTCGGCAGGCTGTACGATGTCGGGAAGTTCGCGCGCATCGCCCACGAGAACGGCAGCGTGTTCGTCTGCGACGGGGCGCAGAGCGTCCCGCACATCCCGGTGGACGTGCAGGCCCTGGACGTCGACTTCCTGGCCTTCTCCGGCCACAAGATGTACGCGCCGATGGGCATCGGCGTGCTCTATGGGAAGATGCAGTACCTGGAGAAGATGCCCCCGTTCATGACCGGAGGCGAGATGATAGAGTACGTCCGCCGCGACAGCGCCACCTTCGCGGAGGTCCCGCACAAGTTCGAGGCCGGCACGGTGAACGTGGGAGGGGCCGTGGGGCTGGAGGCGGCCATTGAGTACATCTGGTCTGTGGGCATGGAGGACATCCGGCAGAGGGAGGAGATGCTGACCGCCTACGCGATGGAGAAGCTGAAGGCGGTCAAAGGAGTGCATATCATCGGGTCGGAGGACCCGGCGGAGCACATCGGGATCGTCACCTTCACCCTGGACGGGGTGCACCCGCACGACGTGGCGTCCATCCTCGACGCGGACGGCATCGCGGTGCGCGCCGGCCACCACTGCGCCCAGCCGCTGATGGCCTTCATAAAGAACGCGGACGGGTCACCGGTCTCGGCGACCGTGAGGGCGAGCTTCGCCTTCTACAACACGAAGGAGGAGATCGACAGGCTCGCCGCCTCGCTCTCCAAGATCAGGAGGGAGATGGGGTATGCCGACTGA
- a CDS encoding isocitrate/isopropylmalate family dehydrogenase codes for MVDEQAIKKAQEQYGALLRQQLERVERLKNEPDWTDYSKLDKLIIGVCGGDGIGPYICKDAEKVLEFLLADKIKAGKVEIRDIDGLTIEHRVETMKAIPDDVMEQLKQCHVILKGPTTTPKKGDPWPNIESANVAMRKQLDLFANIRPVKVPELGIDWRFFRENTEGSYAVGSNGINVTDDLAIDYCVATTQGTERILRAGFDYAKKSGANYVSVITKANIIKTTDGKFLSIAEKVAKDYPEVRWDDWFIDITTAKLLDPARRSNFRVFVLPNLYGDIITDEAAQIQGGVGTAGSANVGKRYAMFEAIHGSAPRMVTEGRAKYADPCSMIKAVAMMLEHIGETEKARKLDMALDVCVQFEKKLVMTGRSTGATGEEFAKYVIETVQRPDLEKAWKAYVDAAASKLSA; via the coding sequence ATGGTCGACGAGCAGGCAATCAAGAAGGCCCAGGAACAGTACGGCGCCCTCCTCAGGCAGCAGCTTGAGAGGGTCGAGAGGCTGAAGAACGAACCGGATTGGACGGACTACTCCAAGCTGGACAAGCTCATCATCGGAGTCTGCGGAGGGGACGGGATCGGCCCCTACATCTGCAAGGACGCCGAGAAGGTCCTCGAGTTCCTCCTGGCTGATAAGATCAAGGCCGGGAAGGTCGAGATCAGGGACATCGACGGGCTCACCATCGAGCACCGCGTGGAGACCATGAAGGCCATCCCCGACGACGTCATGGAGCAGCTGAAGCAGTGCCATGTCATCCTCAAGGGCCCGACCACCACCCCCAAGAAGGGCGACCCCTGGCCCAACATCGAGTCCGCCAACGTCGCCATGAGGAAGCAGCTCGACCTCTTCGCTAACATCCGCCCCGTCAAGGTCCCGGAGCTCGGCATCGACTGGAGGTTCTTCAGGGAGAACACCGAGGGGTCCTACGCCGTCGGCTCCAATGGGATCAACGTCACCGACGACCTGGCCATCGACTACTGCGTCGCCACCACCCAGGGGACCGAGAGGATCCTCAGGGCCGGGTTCGACTACGCGAAGAAGTCCGGCGCCAACTACGTCTCCGTCATCACGAAGGCCAATATCATCAAGACCACCGACGGGAAGTTCCTGTCCATCGCCGAGAAGGTCGCGAAGGACTACCCTGAGGTCAGGTGGGACGACTGGTTCATTGACATAACCACCGCCAAGCTGCTCGACCCGGCCCGCAGGTCCAACTTCCGCGTGTTCGTGCTCCCCAACCTCTACGGCGACATCATCACCGACGAGGCGGCGCAGATCCAGGGAGGCGTCGGAACAGCCGGATCGGCCAACGTCGGCAAGAGGTACGCCATGTTCGAGGCCATCCACGGCTCCGCGCCCAGGATGGTCACCGAGGGCCGCGCCAAGTACGCCGACCCCTGCTCGATGATCAAGGCCGTCGCGATGATGCTCGAGCACATCGGCGAGACCGAGAAGGCCAGGAAGCTCGACATGGCGCTCGATGTCTGCGTCCAGTTCGAGAAGAAGCTGGTCATGACCGGCAGGTCCACCGGCGCCACCGGCGAGGAGTTCGCGAAGTACGTCATCGAGACCGTGCAGAGGCCCGACCTCGAGAAGGCCTGGAAGGCGTACGTGGACGCCGCCGCGTCCAAGCTCTCCGCCTGA
- a CDS encoding flavodoxin family protein — MKVMLVNGSPHEHGCTYTALKEAADALEKNGIEAEIMWIGKDAMYGCSACGYCKRSGKGCIRKDSVNDVLERIDSIDGFVFGAPVYYSGPDGQLTAWMDRLFYASVGRMAGKVAASVVSCRRGGASAAFERLNQYYLMSRMIVPGATYWNQVHGDTPDEVRQDLEGMQNMRILAGYIAWILKCIDAGRKAGVPAPPSEAKVFTNFIR, encoded by the coding sequence ATGAAGGTGATGTTGGTCAACGGCAGCCCCCATGAGCACGGATGCACCTACACCGCGCTGAAGGAGGCCGCCGACGCTCTGGAGAAGAACGGGATAGAAGCGGAGATCATGTGGATCGGCAAGGATGCCATGTACGGCTGCTCCGCCTGCGGATACTGCAAGAGGAGCGGGAAAGGCTGCATCAGGAAGGATTCGGTCAACGACGTCCTTGAAAGGATCGATTCCATCGACGGCTTCGTGTTCGGGGCGCCGGTCTACTACTCCGGGCCCGACGGCCAGCTCACGGCGTGGATGGACAGGCTGTTCTATGCCAGCGTCGGCAGGATGGCCGGGAAGGTGGCCGCCTCCGTCGTGTCCTGCCGCAGAGGGGGCGCCAGCGCCGCCTTCGAGCGCCTCAACCAGTACTACCTCATGAGCAGGATGATCGTCCCCGGGGCGACCTACTGGAACCAGGTCCACGGGGACACCCCGGACGAGGTCCGCCAGGACCTCGAGGGGATGCAGAACATGCGCATCCTCGCCGGGTACATCGCCTGGATCCTCAAGTGCATCGACGCCGGCAGGAAGGCGGGCGTGCCCGCGCCGCCCTCTGAGGCGAAGGTCTTCACGAACTTCATACGCTGA
- a CDS encoding SUF system NifU family Fe-S cluster assembly protein, whose product MPTDTFYGEILTDHNLHPGNKRRIEGPTAELEGVNPSCGDDIVLQLKVGQDGKIEDAAFSGSGCAVSQASADMMCDLVIGRTGEDALRLADIFMRMIKGEAGPDEIGELGEAGCLADVSHMPARVKCAMLGWRTLRQALGGE is encoded by the coding sequence ATGCCGACTGACACGTTCTACGGGGAGATCCTGACCGACCACAACCTCCATCCGGGGAACAAGCGGAGGATCGAAGGCCCCACCGCGGAGCTGGAGGGGGTGAACCCCAGCTGCGGCGACGACATCGTCCTGCAGCTGAAGGTCGGGCAGGACGGGAAGATAGAGGACGCCGCCTTCTCCGGCAGCGGATGCGCGGTGTCGCAGGCGTCCGCCGACATGATGTGCGACCTGGTCATCGGCCGCACCGGGGAGGACGCCCTCCGCCTCGCGGACATCTTCATGCGCATGATCAAAGGCGAGGCCGGTCCCGATGAGATCGGCGAGCTGGGAGAGGCCGGCTGCCTCGCGGACGTCTCGCACATGCCGGCGCGCGTGAAGTGCGCCATGCTCGGATGGCGCACCCTCAGACAGGCCCTGGGCGGCGAATGA